A DNA window from Actinomadura coerulea contains the following coding sequences:
- a CDS encoding DUF501 domain-containing protein, protein MIDARDTAAVAAQLGREPRGVRRVAGRCPCGLPAVIETAPRLPDGTPFPTLFYLTCPKAASAIGTLEGSGVMRDMQARLADDPSLAERYAAAHDDYLRRRDEAAREDGVEPLPEGMQSAGGMPERVKCLHALVAHELAVPGVNPFGREALDALPDWWRSGACVQIESGDTAETVESEPEPGEAR, encoded by the coding sequence ATGATCGACGCACGTGACACGGCCGCGGTCGCGGCCCAGCTCGGCCGCGAGCCGCGCGGCGTCCGGCGCGTGGCGGGACGCTGCCCGTGCGGGCTGCCCGCCGTGATCGAGACGGCGCCGCGGCTTCCGGACGGGACGCCCTTCCCCACGCTGTTCTACCTGACGTGCCCGAAGGCGGCCTCGGCCATCGGCACGCTGGAGGGGAGCGGCGTCATGCGCGACATGCAGGCCAGGCTCGCCGACGACCCGTCCCTGGCGGAGCGGTACGCCGCCGCCCACGACGACTACCTGCGCCGCCGCGACGAGGCCGCCCGCGAGGACGGCGTCGAACCGCTTCCCGAGGGCATGCAGAGCGCCGGCGGGATGCCGGAGCGCGTCAAGTGCCTGCACGCCCTCGTCGCGCACGAGCTGGCGGTGCCGGGCGTCAACCCGTTCGGCCGCGAGGCCCTGGACGCGCTGCCCGACTGGTGGCGCTCGGGGGCCTGCGTCCAGATCGAATCCGGCGACACCGCCGAAACTGTCGAATCGGAACCTGAACCGGGGGAGGCGCGGTGA